One Methylobacterium sp. NMS14P DNA window includes the following coding sequences:
- a CDS encoding PsiF family protein: MRTLALASALVLACTVSVRAQAPAPSAAQTAQRDRMKSCNVDAGTQRLSGAARKSFMADCLAGKSAAPAKELTPQQAKMKNCNADASAKSLKGTERKAFMSTCLKG, translated from the coding sequence GTGCGTACGCTCGCTCTCGCCTCGGCCCTCGTCCTCGCCTGCACGGTGTCCGTCCGAGCTCAAGCCCCCGCACCCTCGGCGGCTCAGACCGCTCAGCGGGATCGGATGAAATCCTGCAACGTGGACGCTGGGACGCAACGGCTGTCGGGCGCCGCTCGCAAGAGCTTCATGGCGGATTGCCTCGCGGGAAAGAGCGCCGCGCCGGCCAAGGAGCTGACGCCGCAACAGGCGAAGATGAAGAACTGCAACGCAGATGCGTCGGCCAAGAGCCTCAAGGGTACCGAACGCAAAGCGTTCATGAGCACGTGCCTCAAAGGTTAG
- a CDS encoding LysE family translocator: MNVIATALLTGASLGLSIAAPIGPTSLLCVQRTLSGGLSTGLATGLGVATVHLTYGSLIMRWGADLAEVWSNGAVLSLISGAVLLALAVRVLISVSVLHERSECRDTLAVSYGSAVVLAVANPVTPVLFLAAMPAFLERGTAPFPVLAAGVFFGSFGWWVVLNTAVSLFRRCVTSQVLNQMNKAAGVLLVLLALSLLVRGLDGAAADRSNSASMSGVSGADGRAPGSPAGRHRTSGRR; the protein is encoded by the coding sequence ATGAACGTCATCGCCACGGCTCTGCTCACCGGCGCGAGTCTTGGTCTGTCCATCGCCGCGCCGATCGGGCCGACGAGCTTACTCTGCGTTCAGCGAACACTGTCAGGGGGCTTATCTACCGGCCTCGCTACCGGGCTCGGTGTCGCCACCGTGCATCTGACATACGGAAGTCTCATAATGCGCTGGGGCGCGGACCTAGCGGAGGTGTGGTCGAACGGAGCCGTGCTCTCCCTGATCTCAGGGGCAGTGCTACTCGCCCTCGCGGTCCGGGTGCTTATCAGCGTCTCGGTGCTGCATGAGCGCAGTGAGTGCCGCGACACCCTGGCGGTGAGCTACGGAAGTGCGGTCGTGCTGGCCGTGGCGAATCCAGTCACCCCCGTGCTGTTCCTGGCCGCGATGCCGGCATTCCTCGAGCGCGGGACCGCACCATTCCCGGTTCTGGCGGCTGGCGTCTTCTTCGGCTCGTTCGGCTGGTGGGTGGTGCTCAACACCGCAGTGTCCCTGTTCCGGCGCTGTGTGACCAGCCAGGTTCTAAACCAGATGAACAAGGCCGCCGGCGTTCTTCTCGTCCTTCTGGCGTTGAGCTTGCTCGTTCGGGGACTGGATGGCGCCGCGGCAGACCGTTCGAACAGCGCGAGCATGAGCGGAGTGTCAGGTGCGGACGGCCGAGCGCCGGGTTCGCCTGCCGGGAGACATCGGACGTCTGGACGCCGGTGA
- a CDS encoding helix-turn-helix transcriptional regulator: MREALIDRIYEAAGTPELWPDVLQSIGDMANSDGAVLTVLPPAGMSRWIASSALAQRLSLHSGPTAGRSSGRMAPWRTDAHTGFVRDVDLVPASYEGWTREGDRPFWQVGTTIPLSTGDIAIVTAERRAQTGPHEASVLPGLDALRPHLVRACQLSAQFSCERGRVTTTTLSQIGLPAAVLSASGRVLTMNARLQEREEILPAGQHGGQLFKSLINSKLLQDAIGNVVGGRCAAQTMPVRSYSDHRPQIAHIMRLKQRPGDVFGASAVLLVLVHVGARAVPDDGLLNMLFDLTPAEARLLQALAGGLRLQSYAESVGVQTSTVRTQLNSIFNKTGTKRQAELLSIVTSLALFSGQTTKCLGAA; this comes from the coding sequence ATGCGGGAAGCGCTTATCGACCGGATTTACGAGGCTGCGGGCACGCCGGAACTCTGGCCTGACGTCCTCCAGTCAATCGGCGATATGGCAAACTCGGACGGCGCTGTGCTTACGGTGCTGCCCCCCGCTGGGATGTCCCGCTGGATTGCCTCATCGGCCCTGGCGCAGCGCCTCAGTCTTCATAGCGGCCCGACCGCCGGACGCAGCAGCGGTCGCATGGCGCCATGGCGCACCGACGCCCATACGGGTTTCGTGCGCGACGTCGACCTCGTGCCGGCCTCCTACGAGGGCTGGACCCGCGAAGGCGACAGGCCGTTCTGGCAGGTGGGCACAACGATCCCCCTCTCGACAGGCGACATCGCGATCGTCACCGCCGAACGGCGGGCTCAAACCGGCCCCCATGAGGCCTCCGTCCTACCCGGACTCGACGCCTTGCGGCCCCACCTCGTGCGTGCTTGCCAACTCAGCGCCCAGTTCAGCTGCGAGCGCGGCCGCGTCACGACCACGACGCTCAGCCAGATCGGGCTCCCCGCCGCCGTTCTGTCGGCTTCGGGTCGGGTGCTGACCATGAATGCCCGTCTGCAGGAGCGGGAGGAGATCCTGCCCGCGGGCCAGCACGGCGGCCAGTTATTCAAGAGCCTGATCAACAGCAAGCTGTTGCAGGACGCGATCGGCAACGTCGTTGGCGGCCGGTGCGCGGCGCAGACAATGCCGGTGCGCAGCTATTCTGATCACCGTCCTCAGATCGCTCATATCATGCGCCTGAAGCAGCGCCCCGGCGACGTCTTCGGTGCCTCGGCGGTGCTCCTCGTTCTCGTGCATGTCGGCGCGCGGGCAGTTCCAGACGACGGCCTGCTGAACATGCTGTTCGACCTGACCCCGGCGGAGGCGCGGTTGCTCCAGGCGCTCGCCGGAGGCTTACGTCTGCAGAGCTACGCCGAGAGCGTTGGCGTCCAGACAAGCACCGTCCGCACCCAACTCAACTCGATCTTCAACAAGACCGGGACGAAGCGGCAGGCCGAATTGCTGAGTATCGTCACGTCGCTCGCGCTCTTCAGTGGGCAGACGACGAAGTGCCTCGGTGCGGCGTGA
- a CDS encoding PfkB family carbohydrate kinase encodes MRLFVIGSFVIACSVKVARLPQAGESLDGLAFLAEPGGKGFNLALATHQLGITVDGLFAVGTDVFSPMVRATFAQVGFSEDMLVPHAGSTGAGVAFVDSAGENCLAVCLGANLALGAEDVRAVAARLGRADLVAATFESPDVSIRAAFALARMSGIPTLLNPSPMRPIDPAILADTAILVVNAVEAAGLGLGAPDAISDATAATPAIAALLSGGLKLLVVTLGERGAMAFRAGLPPLRQPAFVVTAVDTVGAGDAFTAGLIAGLLAGEPLDATLRQAAACGALTACQFGAFEAFPTAQVLAAFLNDVEM; translated from the coding sequence ATGCGCCTCTTCGTCATTGGAAGCTTTGTGATTGCCTGCTCGGTCAAGGTCGCGCGGCTGCCGCAGGCGGGCGAGTCCCTCGATGGCTTGGCCTTCCTGGCCGAACCTGGCGGCAAGGGCTTCAACCTCGCGCTCGCTACGCACCAGCTCGGCATCACGGTGGACGGACTTTTCGCCGTCGGCACGGACGTGTTCTCCCCCATGGTCCGCGCCACCTTCGCGCAGGTCGGATTCTCCGAGGATATGCTGGTGCCGCATGCCGGCTCGACGGGCGCCGGCGTCGCGTTCGTCGACTCCGCCGGCGAGAACTGTCTAGCGGTCTGCCTCGGGGCCAACCTCGCCCTCGGTGCGGAGGACGTCCGAGCCGTCGCCGCCCGTCTCGGGCGAGCGGACCTCGTGGCGGCGACGTTCGAATCGCCGGACGTCTCCATCCGAGCGGCCTTCGCTCTCGCTCGGATGTCGGGCATCCCCACTCTGCTGAATCCGTCCCCGATGCGCCCCATCGACCCGGCAATCCTGGCCGATACCGCGATCCTTGTCGTCAATGCGGTCGAGGCCGCCGGCCTCGGCCTCGGAGCCCCCGACGCCATCTCTGACGCCACGGCCGCGACGCCGGCCATTGCCGCCCTGCTCTCCGGCGGCCTCAAACTGCTGGTGGTGACCCTGGGAGAGCGTGGCGCGATGGCGTTCCGGGCTGGACTGCCCCCCCTACGCCAGCCGGCCTTCGTGGTCACGGCGGTCGATACGGTCGGCGCAGGGGACGCTTTCACGGCCGGGCTGATCGCGGGCCTACTCGCAGGAGAGCCCCTCGACGCGACCCTGCGGCAGGCTGCGGCCTGCGGTGCGCTGACGGCCTGCCAGTTCGGGGCCTTCGAAGCCTTTCCAACCGCGCAGGTGTTGGCCGCCTTCCTCAACGACGTCGAAATGTGA
- a CDS encoding GntR family transcriptional regulator translates to MRPKNRTIKGVVEADLVEGERPSVLSLLRLRADTAMPLYRQIEGQLRELILSGSLPPGVTLPAERQLADGLGVSRVTVQRAYAELSDNELLVPRGRYGFLVRRPPEPVRPGMDRLKGFTEEMRELGKIPSSRILDRAVTEDRSIASIFGLPSTAPFLRLTRVRSGDGVPMSREVAWYNIRAVPALETGDLSGSVYAFLNEHPGGRLVRCEQTVEATMPTADECETFAFEQPLPCLLIKRHSYNQDSVMIEYVEGLFRGDAYRYRLNLRA, encoded by the coding sequence GTGCGCCCCAAAAATCGGACGATAAAGGGTGTGGTTGAGGCGGACCTCGTGGAAGGCGAGCGTCCCTCGGTGCTCTCTCTCCTCCGCCTGCGCGCCGACACGGCGATGCCGCTGTACCGGCAGATCGAGGGCCAGCTACGCGAACTCATCCTGTCGGGCTCGCTGCCACCGGGCGTCACTTTGCCGGCCGAGCGCCAACTCGCCGACGGCCTCGGAGTCAGCCGCGTCACGGTCCAACGCGCCTATGCTGAGCTCAGCGACAACGAGCTGCTCGTACCGCGCGGGCGCTACGGCTTCCTCGTGCGCCGTCCCCCCGAGCCCGTGCGCCCGGGTATGGACCGGCTGAAGGGCTTCACGGAGGAGATGCGGGAGCTGGGGAAGATCCCATCCTCGCGCATCCTCGATCGGGCGGTCACCGAGGACCGCTCGATCGCATCGATCTTCGGCCTGCCCTCGACGGCCCCGTTCCTGCGTCTGACGCGTGTTCGCTCCGGCGACGGTGTGCCGATGTCGCGCGAGGTCGCCTGGTACAACATCCGCGCCGTGCCCGCCCTCGAGACCGGCGACCTCTCCGGTTCCGTCTACGCCTTCCTGAACGAGCACCCGGGCGGCCGTCTTGTGCGCTGCGAGCAGACGGTGGAGGCGACCATGCCGACGGCGGACGAGTGCGAGACCTTTGCCTTCGAGCAGCCCCTCCCGTGCCTGCTGATCAAGCGCCACAGCTACAACCAGGACTCGGTGATGATCGAGTACGTGGAAGGCCTGTTCCGAGGCGATGCCTATCGCTATCGGCTCAATCTGCGGGCGTAG
- a CDS encoding diguanylate cyclase domain-containing protein — protein MASTRSIVLQGNTSNAQREALRQQALTEIALLDTPPEREFDALAQLAQRMLGTGMSSITLIDPERQWFKARCGPLAAETPRAQAFCPVVFETEEPLTVADARLDPRFAASPFVTSAPKIRYYAGVPVRVRRSDGDAITIGTLCVLDEQPREPTSTDLEVLAELACIAEALIEARAVALRAAEAAEERRLAVDGLERERRQFKQAERMADMGSYRYDIEKQTTSWSDGVFAIHELPVSSGVPTGEIMNFFPETDRALFRAAVGRVLDTGEPFEMDADFVTAKGNARRVRCSCEIELVKGRPVALIGLIQDITERHGLEKRLRHQARTDDLTQLANRAEFHRVLDGRLREARSSDVDVAVLVIDLDGFKSVNDRLGHATGDDVLRRVAERLRAPCYAGCFPARLGGDEFAILAPAACDRAHLTAMVQRLLHDLEIVVDGQGQIARVTGTIGLAWSREAGQDRDLLLRHADAALYAAKRRQKGTAQAYSTDPDQRAAQIHGASALELAPNRRL, from the coding sequence ATGGCGTCAACGAGGTCGATTGTGCTGCAGGGGAACACGTCGAACGCGCAGCGCGAGGCGCTTCGCCAACAGGCGCTGACCGAGATTGCTCTCCTCGACACGCCGCCAGAGCGAGAGTTCGACGCGCTCGCCCAGCTCGCACAGCGCATGCTCGGTACAGGCATGTCGTCGATCACTCTGATCGACCCGGAACGCCAGTGGTTCAAGGCGCGGTGCGGCCCTTTGGCAGCCGAGACTCCGCGTGCGCAGGCCTTTTGCCCCGTCGTGTTCGAGACCGAAGAGCCGCTCACCGTGGCGGACGCGAGACTCGACCCCCGGTTCGCCGCGAGTCCTTTTGTCACGAGCGCTCCGAAGATCCGCTACTACGCCGGTGTGCCAGTTCGCGTCCGGCGCTCCGATGGCGACGCGATCACGATCGGTACGCTCTGCGTCCTCGACGAGCAGCCCCGCGAGCCGACGTCTACCGACCTCGAGGTGCTCGCCGAGTTGGCCTGCATCGCGGAGGCCCTGATCGAGGCTCGTGCCGTGGCCCTACGCGCTGCTGAAGCGGCCGAGGAGCGCCGTCTGGCCGTGGACGGCTTGGAGCGCGAACGCCGGCAGTTCAAGCAGGCGGAGCGCATGGCCGACATGGGATCGTACCGCTACGATATCGAGAAGCAGACAACCTCATGGTCGGACGGCGTGTTCGCCATTCATGAACTGCCGGTCAGCAGCGGTGTGCCGACTGGCGAGATCATGAACTTCTTTCCGGAGACCGATCGTGCCCTGTTCCGCGCGGCCGTCGGGCGCGTGCTGGATACGGGCGAGCCGTTCGAGATGGACGCCGACTTCGTGACAGCCAAGGGCAATGCCCGTCGCGTGCGATGCTCCTGCGAGATCGAGCTGGTCAAAGGCAGGCCCGTCGCCCTCATCGGCCTGATCCAGGATATCACCGAGCGGCACGGCTTAGAGAAGCGTCTCCGCCATCAGGCCCGCACCGATGACCTGACACAACTGGCCAATAGGGCCGAGTTTCATCGTGTCCTCGACGGACGGCTGCGTGAGGCGCGCTCTTCGGACGTCGACGTGGCTGTCCTCGTGATCGACCTCGACGGCTTCAAGAGCGTGAACGATCGCCTCGGGCATGCTACCGGCGACGACGTTCTGCGCCGCGTGGCCGAGCGGTTGCGTGCACCTTGCTACGCCGGCTGCTTTCCGGCGCGGCTGGGTGGCGACGAGTTCGCGATCCTGGCACCTGCCGCGTGCGACAGGGCGCACCTGACTGCGATGGTGCAGCGTCTCTTGCACGACCTCGAGATCGTCGTGGACGGCCAGGGTCAGATCGCGCGGGTGACGGGAACGATCGGCCTCGCGTGGTCGCGAGAGGCTGGACAAGATCGAGACTTGCTCCTGCGCCACGCTGATGCGGCACTCTACGCCGCGAAGCGTAGGCAGAAGGGAACGGCTCAAGCCTACTCGACCGATCCGGATCAGCGTGCCGCGCAGATTCACGGCGCGTCCGCTCTCGAGCTGGCCCCCAACCGACGCCTATGA
- a CDS encoding winged helix-turn-helix transcriptional regulator: protein MAKTLYGRDYEETEQGPRLKPCAPHDVLSRMGDKWTILTLLLLSIVPGHRLRFSAIKNGIEGITQRMLTVTLRNMERDGLLVRHYFPEVPPRVEYELTPMGTSLLPALEGFTGWIREHWPLIVDARRSFDKAQGLEHQAAPKEML from the coding sequence ATGGCCAAGACGCTGTACGGCCGCGACTATGAGGAGACAGAGCAAGGTCCACGACTGAAACCCTGCGCACCGCACGACGTACTGTCTCGGATGGGTGACAAGTGGACGATCCTGACGCTGTTGCTGCTGAGCATCGTTCCCGGCCATCGGCTGCGCTTCTCGGCCATCAAGAATGGCATCGAGGGCATCACGCAGCGCATGCTGACCGTGACCCTCCGGAACATGGAAAGAGACGGCCTTCTCGTGCGGCACTACTTCCCCGAGGTCCCGCCGCGCGTCGAGTATGAACTGACGCCCATGGGCACGAGCCTGCTACCGGCTTTGGAAGGCTTTACAGGTTGGATACGGGAGCATTGGCCCTTGATCGTCGACGCCCGTCGGTCCTTCGACAAAGCTCAAGGTTTGGAGCACCAGGCTGCACCAAAGGAGATGTTATAG
- a CDS encoding glutathione S-transferase family protein — protein sequence MLLYQFRKGTNPRRVIIYLAEKGIDVPRYELDYENDEHRSPSYLNVNPSGRAPTLVTDSGLAITDSAAIVEYLEECHPDRPMIGTDRASRARVRSLERLGSDLVARGQLWLWNRTAAFPAKEPNPSNETADRAHRYVSELLDVLEREIEENQFLAGDRPTVADCTAFTIFQTARERFDLPFGQGHPRLDAWYKRFRARPSADY from the coding sequence ATGCTGCTGTACCAGTTCCGAAAGGGCACGAACCCGCGCCGGGTCATCATCTACTTGGCGGAGAAGGGGATCGATGTCCCGCGCTACGAGCTCGATTACGAGAATGACGAGCATCGCTCGCCGAGTTACCTGAACGTCAATCCATCCGGCCGGGCGCCGACCCTGGTGACCGACAGCGGCCTTGCGATCACGGACTCCGCTGCCATCGTCGAGTACCTGGAAGAGTGCCACCCGGACAGGCCGATGATTGGCACGGACCGAGCGTCGCGCGCGCGGGTCCGCTCTCTGGAGCGGCTCGGAAGCGACTTGGTCGCCCGTGGCCAGCTCTGGCTCTGGAACCGGACGGCCGCGTTTCCCGCGAAGGAGCCGAACCCCTCAAATGAGACCGCCGATCGGGCGCATCGCTACGTGTCGGAGCTGCTCGACGTTCTGGAGCGAGAGATCGAAGAGAACCAATTCCTGGCCGGAGACCGACCAACCGTGGCGGACTGCACCGCCTTCACGATCTTCCAGACAGCGCGCGAACGGTTCGACCTTCCTTTCGGTCAAGGGCATCCGCGACTGGACGCCTGGTATAAGCGCTTCCGGGCCCGGCCGAGCGCGGATTACTGA
- a CDS encoding (2Fe-2S)-binding protein, translating to MARLNVNGVVREVDAEPDTPLLWVIREQIGLTGTKYGCGIAQCGACTVHIDGAAVRSCSVPLSAIEAGQKIVTIEGLAPDARHPVQQAWAELDVPQCGFCQPGMIMASAALLAQNAHPSEEQIRQEITNICRCGTYNRVLAGIKIAAERGQSG from the coding sequence ATGGCACGACTGAACGTCAACGGCGTCGTGCGTGAGGTCGATGCCGAGCCCGATACGCCTCTCCTCTGGGTTATCCGCGAGCAGATCGGGTTGACCGGCACCAAATACGGCTGCGGTATCGCCCAATGCGGCGCCTGTACCGTGCACATCGACGGGGCGGCCGTCCGCTCCTGCTCCGTGCCGCTCTCGGCGATCGAGGCGGGGCAGAAAATCGTCACGATCGAGGGGCTGGCCCCGGATGCCCGCCATCCGGTCCAGCAAGCCTGGGCCGAGCTCGACGTGCCGCAATGCGGCTTCTGCCAGCCCGGGATGATCATGGCCTCGGCGGCGCTGCTGGCGCAGAACGCGCATCCGAGCGAGGAGCAGATCCGTCAGGAGATCACCAACATCTGTCGCTGCGGCACCTACAATCGCGTCCTCGCGGGCATCAAGATCGCCGCCGAGCGCGGCCAGTCCGGCTGA
- a CDS encoding xanthine dehydrogenase family protein molybdopterin-binding subunit — protein MSESKASPQAARPSRRTLLAGAGLFTLGFHIPFPARAATLDAAPAAPEVNAWVVVKPDETVVIRIARSEMGQGTLTGLAQLVAEELDCDWARVTTEYPSPGQNLARKRVWGDYSTGGSRGVRDSHEYVRRGGAAARTMLVAAAAKGWGVPAAECRVERGVITHGPSGRSITYGAVAAEAARIEPPKDVVLKDPKDWTIAGKPLKRLDTLPKLDGSQVYGIDLKLPGMLNAAIRDCPVTGGSVKSFDAAAVSGMPGVKRVIQVGDSAVAVVADTFWRAKTALDALPIVWDEGPNAQVSSETIASTLREGLDAEQAFVGNKAGDVAGALKGAAKVVEAVYGVPFQNHATMEPMNATALWTPERCEVWTPTQNGEAALAATADAAGLPATSCEVYKIHLGGGFGRRGATHDWVRQVVLIAREMPGTPVKLIWTREEDMTHGRYHPVTQCRMRAALDGDGNLTGLHMRISGQSILAAIAPQRMVEGRDPVTFQGLNPGGPEAAIGYTIPNILVDHAMRNPHILPGFWRGVNLNPNAIYLECFMDELAHAAGQDPLAFRLKLMDKHPKHRAVLRAVADRIGWANKPPEGIYRGICQTMGFGSYVAGAAEVSVSDQGELKIHRIVAATDPGHAVNPQQIDAQVAGSFVYGLSAALYGACTVKDGRIEQTNFDSYPVMRMDAMPAVEAILMPSGGFWGGVGEPTIAVAAPAVLNAIFAATGKRVRQLPLKDTDLRRA, from the coding sequence ATGAGCGAATCCAAGGCCTCCCCGCAGGCCGCCCGCCCCAGCCGCCGCACGCTGCTTGCCGGCGCCGGTCTGTTCACCCTCGGCTTCCACATCCCGTTCCCCGCACGGGCCGCAACCCTCGACGCGGCGCCCGCCGCGCCGGAGGTGAACGCCTGGGTCGTGGTGAAGCCGGACGAGACCGTGGTGATCAGGATCGCCCGTTCCGAGATGGGCCAGGGCACGCTCACCGGCCTCGCGCAGCTCGTCGCCGAGGAACTCGACTGCGACTGGGCCAGGGTCACCACCGAGTATCCGAGCCCGGGCCAGAACCTCGCCCGCAAGCGCGTCTGGGGCGACTACTCGACCGGCGGCAGCCGCGGCGTGCGCGATTCCCACGAGTACGTGCGAAGAGGCGGCGCCGCCGCCCGCACCATGCTGGTCGCCGCCGCCGCGAAGGGCTGGGGCGTACCCGCCGCCGAGTGCCGCGTCGAGCGGGGCGTGATCACCCACGGCCCCTCCGGCCGCAGCATCACTTACGGCGCCGTCGCCGCGGAGGCGGCCAGGATCGAGCCGCCGAAGGACGTGGTGCTCAAGGATCCGAAGGACTGGACCATCGCGGGCAAGCCGCTGAAGCGGCTCGACACCCTGCCCAAGCTCGACGGCAGCCAGGTCTACGGGATCGATCTCAAGCTGCCCGGCATGCTCAACGCCGCGATCCGCGACTGCCCAGTCACCGGCGGCAGCGTGAAGAGCTTCGACGCCGCGGCGGTGTCGGGCATGCCCGGCGTAAAACGAGTCATCCAGGTCGGCGACAGCGCGGTCGCGGTGGTGGCCGACACGTTCTGGCGCGCCAAGACCGCCCTCGACGCCCTCCCGATCGTCTGGGACGAGGGACCGAACGCGCAGGTTTCCAGCGAGACCATCGCGTCGACCCTCCGCGAGGGGCTCGACGCCGAGCAGGCCTTCGTCGGCAACAAGGCCGGCGACGTGGCCGGCGCGCTGAAGGGCGCTGCCAAAGTGGTGGAGGCCGTCTACGGCGTGCCGTTCCAGAACCACGCCACGATGGAGCCGATGAACGCGACCGCGCTCTGGACGCCGGAGCGCTGCGAGGTCTGGACACCGACGCAGAACGGCGAGGCTGCACTGGCCGCGACGGCCGACGCCGCCGGGCTGCCGGCCACCTCCTGCGAGGTCTACAAGATCCATCTCGGCGGCGGCTTCGGCCGGCGGGGCGCCACGCACGACTGGGTGCGGCAGGTGGTGCTCATCGCGAGGGAGATGCCGGGCACGCCGGTCAAGCTGATCTGGACCCGCGAGGAGGACATGACGCATGGCCGGTACCACCCGGTCACCCAGTGCCGGATGCGCGCCGCCCTCGACGGGGACGGCAACCTGACCGGCCTGCACATGCGCATCTCCGGCCAGTCGATCCTGGCCGCCATAGCGCCACAACGCATGGTCGAGGGTCGCGACCCGGTCACTTTCCAAGGTCTCAACCCCGGAGGACCGGAGGCCGCGATCGGCTACACGATCCCGAACATCCTCGTCGATCACGCGATGCGCAACCCGCACATCCTGCCGGGCTTCTGGCGGGGCGTGAACCTGAACCCGAACGCCATCTATCTCGAATGCTTCATGGACGAGCTGGCCCACGCCGCCGGCCAGGACCCGCTGGCTTTCCGGCTGAAGCTGATGGACAAACACCCGAAGCACCGGGCCGTGCTGCGGGCGGTGGCCGACCGGATCGGCTGGGCCAACAAGCCGCCGGAGGGCATCTACCGCGGCATCTGCCAGACGATGGGGTTCGGCAGCTACGTGGCGGGCGCGGCCGAGGTCTCGGTCTCCGACCAGGGCGAACTGAAGATCCACCGTATCGTGGCGGCCACCGATCCCGGCCACGCGGTCAACCCGCAGCAGATCGACGCGCAGGTGGCGGGCTCCTTCGTGTACGGTCTCTCGGCCGCGCTTTACGGCGCCTGCACGGTCAAGGACGGGCGCATCGAGCAGACGAACTTCGACAGCTATCCCGTGATGCGAATGGACGCGATGCCGGCGGTCGAGGCCATCCTGATGCCGTCCGGCGGCTTCTGGGGGGGCGTCGGCGAGCCGACGATCGCGGTCGCCGCGCCGGCCGTGCTCAACGCGATCTTCGCGGCGACCGGCAAGCGCGTTCGCCAGCTGCCACTGAAGGACACGGATCTGCGCCGGGCATGA
- a CDS encoding c-type cytochrome: MRAMTPTLALLAALAGGTGACAAGMRPPPGASSCTGCHAEGSAMGVLAGRPEAEIVGALDAFRTGARPATIMNRIAKGFDARESQAIAAWFAAQGSR; this comes from the coding sequence ATGAGGGCGATGACGCCGACGCTCGCGCTGCTCGCCGCCCTCGCGGGGGGAACGGGCGCGTGCGCCGCCGGGATGCGGCCGCCGCCCGGCGCCTCGTCCTGTACCGGCTGCCACGCCGAGGGCTCCGCGATGGGCGTGCTCGCGGGACGGCCGGAAGCCGAGATCGTCGGCGCGCTCGATGCCTTCCGAACCGGCGCGCGCCCGGCGACGATCATGAACCGCATCGCCAAGGGATTCGACGCGCGGGAGAGTCAGGCCATCGCCGCCTGGTTCGCGGCGCAGGGATCGCGGTGA